A single region of the Triplophysa dalaica isolate WHDGS20190420 chromosome 15, ASM1584641v1, whole genome shotgun sequence genome encodes:
- the si:dkey-13p1.4 gene encoding transmembrane protein 151B, whose protein sequence is MLSLDLETDTTAEDTAQSTPDGGAETPASLDVLEEQHPVKQSLSASMCRETYWRCLLLSLLMYCCLGAVAWCQLTEVTKLSFDSSSRSHATSMNFLRGHSMKYNASPCSDGYIFIPLAFLLMLYAVYLMECWHCRSRSELQCKANVDSVYERVLRMRQARPCVWWKAISYHFVRRTRQVTRYRNGDAYTTMQVYHERVNTHVAEGEFDYSRCGMRDVSHNLRGLEGHAATRLHFTKCFSFAVAGPENAYLNQRARFFSEIEGLDDYMEAREGMLLKNVDFKEHLIAYVDPDRLPWYTSRVVFWMAALLMLSWPLRVLIEYRTAFVHYQVEKLFGLEYSNNSPSPEDVATLRNSRYCLPRAETVDSTELEWHIRSNRQLIPSYSEAMLMNLGASGSDRRSSISSNRFLLSSCPAQSYGTLVQNCEHCRRHESGQRQPTISSSCSSIFSRHTSHSHLSLDTSHFSLCRMYGSRRTVGLWRSRSSTLTERCCLDEQCCRSNTSQLALNDSPPNYQDARFFPVLIVHRPEGCGDSSEVRRYYVRRGSCCVETSL, encoded by the exons ATGTTGTCTCTAGATCTGGAAACTGATACGACTGCGGAGGACACCGCGCAAAGCACCCCGGATGGTGGTGCAGAGACACCGGCCAGTCTCGATGTACTGGAAGAG CAGCATCCAGTAAAGCAGTCTTTGAGTGCCTCTATGTGCCGTGAGACGTACTGGCGCTGCCTCCTTCTTTCCTTGCTCATGTACTGCTGCCTGGGTGCCGTAGCTTGGTGTCAACTCACTGAAGTCACAAAACTGAGCTTTGATTCCTCCAGTAGGTCCCATGCTACCTCCATGAACTTTCTCAGAGGTCATTCCATGAAATACAACGCCAGCCCTTGCTCTGATGGCTATATATTCATCCCTTTGGCTTTTCTGCTCATGCTTTACGCTGTTTACCTCATGGAATGTTGGCATTGCCGCTCCCGCAGCGAGCTCCAGTGCAAAGCCAACGTTGACAGCGTGTACGAGAGGGTTTTGCGTATGCGCCAGGCTCGACCGTGCGTCTGGTGGAAAGCCATCAGTTATCACTTTGTACGGCGGACTCGACAAGTAACACGGTACAGGAACGGAGACGCCTACACCACCATGCAGGTTTACCATGAGCGTGTTAACACACATGTGGCAGAAGGAGAATTTGACTACAGTCGTTGCGGCATGAGGGATGTTTCGCATAACTTACGCGGGCTGGAGGGTCACGCAGCGACGCGGTTGCATTTCACCAAGTGTTTCAGCTTTGCAGTAGCGGGACCTGAAAATGCTTATCTCAACCAGAGGGCCAGGTTCTTCTCTGAAATCGAGGGTCTGGATGACTACATGGAAGCCCGTGAAGGCATGCTCCTGAAGAACGTTGACTTCAAAGAGCACCTCATCGCTTACGTAGATCCTGATCGACTGCCATGGTACACTTCACGGGTCGTGTTCTGGATGGCCGCTTTGCTCATGCTCTCCTGGCCGCTTCGAGTGCTAATCGAGTACCGTACTGCGTTCGTTCACTACCAAGTTGAGAAACTCTTCGGGTTGGAGTACAGCAACAACAGCCCATCTCCAGAGGATGTTGCTACTCTGAGGAACAGTCGCTATTGTCTACCGAGAGCAGAAACGGTGGATAGCACCGAGCTAGAATGGCACATTCGCTCAAACCGCCAGCTCATACCAAGCTACTCGGAGGCCATGCTGATGAACCTAGGGGCCTCGGGGTCAGACCGCAGAAGCAGTATTTCCTCCAACCGCTTTTTGTTGAGCAGTTGCCCAGCCCAGAGCTACGGAACGCTGGTCCAGAACTGCGAACACTGTCGCAGACACGAGAGTGGACAAAGACAGCCAACCATTAGCTCCAGCTGTTCCTCCATCTTCTCACGACACACATCCCACTCCCATTTGTCCCTGGACACCTCCCATTTCTCCCTGTGTCGTATGTATGGTTCGAGGCGCACCGTGGGACTGTGGAGGAGCCGCAGCAGCACGCTTACGGAGCGCTGCTGCCTGGACGAGCAATGCTGCAGGTCTAACACCAGTCAGCTGGCCCTCAACGACAGCCCACCCAATTACCAGGATGCTCGCTTTTTTCCGGTCCTTATAGTACATCGGCCCGAGGGTTGCGGGGACTCCTCGGAGGTGAGAAGGTATTATGTCCGCAGAGGCTCCTGTTGTGTGGAGACTTCACTTTAA